A section of the Mesorhizobium loti genome encodes:
- a CDS encoding isopenicillin N synthase family dioxygenase — protein sequence MQHQTFPVFDLGRFENAGAEEKQALGAEVDRICRDTGFLAVTNHGIPQAVIDAAWLKARAFFDLAPEQKQRSKAPYKGYPYGYLGPELEALAKSRNVDTPPDLKESFNGGPLGVPQGMSDPEALAFCYAETIWPAEPEGFVAAWKAYYAALEDLALRIMRVFATALGLPENHFDSYLDAPISALRALNYPEQHVAPKPGQIRAGAHTDYGSLTILLPQAGSRGLQIITPDGEWTEVPPIPGAFVINIGDLMARWTNDRWVSTVHRVVNPPAQQGGKDRRQSMAFFHQPNWDAEINVLHACLADGEAPKYEPVRSGPYLMGKFKATTK from the coding sequence ATGCAGCACCAGACATTTCCGGTATTCGATCTCGGGCGGTTCGAAAACGCCGGCGCCGAGGAGAAGCAGGCCCTCGGGGCCGAGGTCGACCGCATCTGCCGCGACACCGGGTTCTTGGCCGTGACCAACCACGGCATACCACAGGCGGTGATCGACGCGGCATGGTTGAAGGCGCGGGCCTTTTTCGATCTGGCGCCGGAGCAAAAGCAGCGCTCGAAGGCGCCCTACAAGGGCTATCCCTATGGTTATCTTGGCCCTGAACTCGAAGCATTGGCCAAATCACGCAACGTCGACACGCCGCCCGACCTCAAGGAGAGTTTCAACGGCGGCCCCCTCGGCGTGCCGCAAGGCATGTCCGATCCCGAGGCGCTCGCCTTCTGCTATGCCGAAACGATCTGGCCCGCGGAACCTGAGGGGTTCGTCGCCGCCTGGAAAGCCTATTATGCTGCGCTCGAGGATCTGGCGTTGCGCATCATGCGTGTCTTCGCCACCGCGCTTGGTCTGCCCGAAAATCATTTCGACAGCTATCTCGATGCGCCGATCAGCGCGCTTCGGGCGCTCAACTATCCCGAACAGCATGTCGCGCCGAAACCCGGCCAGATCCGCGCCGGCGCTCACACCGACTACGGCAGCCTGACCATCCTTCTGCCGCAGGCCGGATCACGCGGCCTTCAGATCATCACGCCGGATGGAGAATGGACCGAGGTGCCGCCGATCCCGGGGGCCTTCGTCATCAATATCGGCGACCTGATGGCGCGCTGGACCAACGACCGCTGGGTCTCCACCGTGCATCGTGTGGTCAATCCGCCGGCGCAACAGGGTGGCAAGGACCGGCGCCAGTCCATGGCCTTCTTCCACCAGCCGAACTGGGACGCGGAGATCAACGTGCTGCACGCCTGCCTCGCCGACGGCGAAGCGCCGAAATA
- a CDS encoding MarR family winged helix-turn-helix transcriptional regulator — MVSDGIDRLGFLIHDVQRLLRKRFETRASGLGLSSAQWRLMVRVAKEAGVTQARLAELLEIEPISVSRLVDRMEEGGWIERRADAADRRVRMIFPTAKASAAYAEVKSLAGKVYEESLVGVSPEDRRVLIRALDVIVQNLADGEASSLEKIKSAEGAAA; from the coding sequence ATGGTTTCTGATGGCATAGACAGACTGGGCTTTTTGATCCACGACGTGCAACGTCTGCTGCGCAAGCGCTTCGAGACGCGCGCCAGCGGGCTTGGCCTTTCGTCGGCGCAATGGCGCCTCATGGTGCGTGTCGCCAAGGAGGCAGGCGTTACCCAGGCGCGGCTCGCGGAACTGCTCGAAATCGAGCCGATCAGCGTCTCGCGCCTCGTCGACCGGATGGAGGAGGGCGGCTGGATCGAACGCCGCGCCGACGCCGCCGACCGCCGCGTGCGCATGATTTTCCCGACAGCCAAGGCGAGCGCTGCCTATGCCGAGGTCAAGAGTCTCGCCGGCAAAGTCTATGAGGAATCGCTTGTCGGCGTTTCGCCCGAGGACCGCCGCGTCCTGATCAGGGCGCTCGATGTAATCGTGCAGAATCTGGCGGACGGCGAGGCTTCGTCGCTTGAAAAGATCAAGAGTGCGGAAGGCGCAGCAGCATGA
- a CDS encoding ABC transporter substrate-binding protein, which produces MKRLALSLVFSLLASTAFAFPVTVDSCGKPLTFDAPPKRAVIHDLNMAEMAFALKLQPSIVGLTGITGWYKVGPEFKAEQGSIPELAPKYPTLENLVAVEPDFFFAGWYYGMKPGGDVTPDTLAPHGIKTLVLTESCVHLDKNRPAASMNLLYGDVEKLGKIFGKETEAQKLVAGWKAQLADITAKVGSAKGTRVFLYDSGDDKPFTAGKFAIPSAMITAAGGDNIMADMDTSWGNTDWETVASRNPQFLILLDYQDGGGYRKLLDFLKAHPAMRETDAVKNERFVALRYAELTPGPANIEAIAKIAKAMHPEAF; this is translated from the coding sequence GTGAAACGTCTCGCTTTGTCGCTCGTCTTTTCTTTGCTGGCCTCTACCGCCTTCGCTTTCCCCGTCACCGTCGACAGTTGCGGCAAGCCGTTGACCTTCGACGCGCCGCCCAAGCGCGCCGTCATCCACGACCTCAACATGGCCGAGATGGCCTTCGCGCTGAAGCTGCAGCCGTCGATCGTCGGCCTGACCGGCATCACCGGATGGTACAAGGTCGGCCCCGAATTCAAGGCCGAGCAGGGCTCCATCCCGGAACTCGCGCCCAAATACCCGACGCTCGAAAACCTGGTCGCCGTCGAGCCCGATTTCTTCTTCGCCGGCTGGTACTATGGCATGAAGCCGGGTGGCGACGTGACGCCCGACACGCTCGCCCCGCACGGCATCAAGACACTGGTGCTGACCGAAAGCTGCGTCCATCTCGACAAGAACCGCCCGGCGGCTTCCATGAACCTGCTCTATGGCGATGTTGAAAAGCTGGGCAAGATCTTTGGCAAGGAGACAGAGGCGCAGAAGCTTGTTGCCGGCTGGAAGGCGCAACTCGCCGACATCACCGCGAAGGTCGGCAGCGCCAAGGGAACCCGCGTGTTCCTCTATGATTCCGGCGATGACAAGCCGTTCACCGCCGGAAAATTCGCTATTCCCAGCGCCATGATCACGGCCGCCGGCGGCGACAACATCATGGCCGACATGGACACCAGCTGGGGCAATACGGACTGGGAAACGGTGGCCTCGCGCAACCCGCAATTCCTCATCCTGCTCGATTACCAGGATGGCGGCGGCTACAGGAAACTGCTCGATTTCTTGAAGGCCCATCCGGCAATGAGGGAGACGGACGCGGTCAAGAACGAGCGTTTCGTGGCGCTGCGCTATGCCGAACTGACGCCCGGACCTGCAAACATCGAGGCGATCGCCAAGATCGCCAAGGCGATGCATCCGGAAGCGTTCTGA
- a CDS encoding DSD1 family PLP-dependent enzyme codes for MSAYFANLSQALEQAGIFQPCLVLDRDRLDGNIALVKARLDPGLAVRLVDKSLACLPLLSHIGKTLGTDRFMTFHPPISAAVLSAFPHADLLYGKPMPVSAARAALVKGDADWSRVCWLIDSDERLAEYGALTAELAIELRIAFEIDVGLHRGGFATSEALSRALKMLPAHKGLRCEGVMAYEAHAPHIPGLFGGPGRALARASEQAADFLARLGADQRSILNIGGSKTALLHHRGIANEVSMGSAFVLPGDFDTPGLEGFQPAAFIATPILKVVEPMLPGPPAVSRLLQALGRFPRKGCYLYGGKWMAEPVFPEGMKTNGLLGLSSNQQFMGLPADAAVMPGDHAFLRPTQSEAVLQQFGPIAVLSGGRIVDRWPVLPMM; via the coding sequence ATGAGCGCCTATTTCGCCAATCTTTCGCAGGCGCTGGAGCAGGCCGGTATTTTCCAGCCCTGTCTGGTGCTGGATCGCGACCGGCTGGACGGCAACATCGCCCTGGTGAAGGCCAGGCTTGATCCCGGCCTTGCCGTGCGGCTGGTCGACAAGTCGCTCGCTTGCCTGCCGCTGCTTTCGCATATCGGCAAGACGCTTGGAACCGATCGCTTCATGACCTTCCATCCGCCGATCAGCGCGGCGGTGCTGAGCGCGTTCCCGCATGCGGATCTGCTGTACGGCAAGCCGATGCCGGTCAGCGCGGCGAGAGCGGCGCTGGTGAAGGGCGACGCCGACTGGTCGCGTGTCTGCTGGCTGATCGACAGCGACGAAAGACTGGCGGAATATGGCGCGCTGACCGCCGAGCTCGCTATCGAACTGCGTATCGCCTTCGAGATCGATGTCGGCCTGCATCGCGGCGGGTTTGCCACATCGGAGGCCTTGTCGCGGGCATTGAAGATGCTGCCGGCCCACAAAGGGCTGCGCTGCGAAGGCGTCATGGCCTATGAGGCGCACGCACCGCACATTCCCGGCCTGTTCGGCGGGCCGGGCAGGGCGTTGGCGCGGGCCTCGGAGCAGGCCGCCGATTTTTTGGCGCGCCTGGGCGCCGACCAGCGAAGCATCCTCAACATTGGCGGCAGCAAGACCGCGCTGCTTCATCACCGCGGCATTGCCAATGAGGTGTCGATGGGCTCGGCCTTCGTGCTGCCCGGCGATTTCGACACGCCCGGTCTCGAAGGTTTCCAACCGGCGGCTTTCATCGCGACGCCGATCCTGAAAGTGGTCGAACCAATGCTGCCAGGCCCGCCCGCCGTCTCCCGCCTCTTGCAGGCGCTTGGCCGGTTTCCGCGCAAGGGCTGCTATCTCTATGGCGGCAAGTGGATGGCCGAGCCGGTATTTCCCGAAGGCATGAAGACGAACGGTTTGCTCGGCCTGTCCTCCAACCAGCAATTCATGGGCCTGCCGGCCGACGCTGCTGTGATGCCCGGCGACCATGCGTTCCTGCGGCCGACGCAAAGCGAGGCCGTGCTGCAGCAATTCGGGCCGATCGCCGTGCTTTCCGGCGGCAGGATCGTTGATCGCTGGCCGGTGTTGCCGATGATGTGA
- a CDS encoding DUF1636 family protein translates to MDGAIDHRIIVCTLCRDVPTGIRSGESLCADLRSRLSAHDEPAVAHGFTIEGVECMAGCARPLTVAFQAPGKATYLFGSVDAEADVGDLVRFARLYASLADGWCNSGQRPPRLAGKTLARIPAPGKLAGDSQ, encoded by the coding sequence TTGGACGGCGCCATCGATCACCGCATCATCGTGTGCACGCTTTGCCGTGATGTTCCGACCGGCATCAGGTCGGGCGAAAGCCTATGCGCCGATTTGCGCTCCCGGCTCTCGGCCCACGATGAACCCGCCGTGGCGCATGGCTTCACGATCGAAGGCGTCGAATGCATGGCGGGCTGCGCACGGCCGTTGACGGTAGCCTTCCAGGCTCCGGGCAAGGCCACCTATCTTTTCGGCTCCGTCGATGCCGAGGCCGATGTTGGCGATCTCGTGCGATTTGCCAGGCTTTACGCCTCGCTCGCCGACGGCTGGTGCAATTCCGGACAACGTCCGCCGCGACTGGCCGGCAAGACGCTGGCTCGCATCCCGGCGCCGGGCAAGCTGGCGGGGGATAGTCAATGA
- a CDS encoding FecCD family ABC transporter permease, which translates to MLLAPGHKSGALSGHKGFALAMVAGMVAVVALVLLSIAYGSTLIPLSDVIGSLGHAVGLHEHQVSGPVGKIVVDLRLPRTILAICVGAGLGMTGALLQTVTRNDLADPFLFGLSSGAAAGAVSVITVFGDSFGIWTLPIAAFTGGILAACIVLLLVARVRGQGPERLILAGLAVSFLFTALTNYLVFAGDQRAAHSVLFWTMGGLGLARWDNVWLGALGAGTIAAYGLWNHRRLDAFLAGESAAESLGVPVARMRRATFLVAAFSTAILVSVAGVIGFVGLMIPHLSRPLAGPLHLRLIASCALFGAVLLLASDLLARTLLPPQELPIGIITSSLGAFFVVTLVVRNRL; encoded by the coding sequence ATGCTTCTTGCCCCCGGGCATAAATCCGGCGCGCTTTCCGGGCACAAGGGATTCGCGTTGGCGATGGTGGCGGGCATGGTGGCGGTCGTCGCCCTCGTGCTGCTGTCGATCGCCTATGGTTCGACGCTGATCCCGCTGAGCGACGTCATCGGCTCGCTTGGCCATGCTGTCGGGCTGCATGAACACCAGGTGTCGGGCCCGGTCGGCAAGATCGTCGTCGATCTCAGGCTGCCGCGCACGATCCTGGCGATCTGTGTCGGTGCCGGCCTCGGCATGACAGGTGCGTTGCTGCAGACGGTGACCCGCAACGATCTCGCCGACCCGTTCCTGTTCGGCCTGTCGTCGGGAGCCGCCGCCGGCGCTGTTTCCGTCATCACCGTCTTCGGCGACAGTTTTGGCATCTGGACCTTGCCCATCGCGGCCTTCACCGGCGGCATACTGGCCGCCTGCATCGTCCTGCTGCTGGTCGCACGGGTAAGGGGACAGGGGCCGGAGCGGCTGATCCTCGCCGGCCTTGCCGTCTCCTTCCTGTTCACGGCATTGACCAATTATCTGGTCTTTGCCGGAGACCAGCGCGCGGCCCATTCGGTGCTGTTCTGGACGATGGGCGGGCTGGGGCTGGCGCGCTGGGACAATGTCTGGCTGGGCGCCTTGGGAGCCGGCACGATCGCGGCCTACGGGCTGTGGAACCACCGCAGGCTGGATGCCTTCCTGGCCGGTGAAAGTGCCGCCGAAAGCCTCGGCGTGCCGGTGGCGCGCATGCGCAGGGCGACGTTTCTCGTCGCGGCCTTCTCGACCGCAATTCTCGTCTCGGTCGCCGGCGTCATCGGCTTTGTCGGATTGATGATCCCGCATCTTTCGCGGCCGCTGGCCGGTCCCTTGCATCTGCGCCTGATCGCCAGCTGTGCATTGTTCGGGGCGGTGCTCTTGCTGGCAAGCGATCTTCTGGCACGGACGCTGCTGCCGCCGCAGGAACTGCCGATCGGCATCATAACCAGTTCGCTCGGTGCCTTCTTCGTCGTCACGCTGGTCGTCCGAAACCGCCTGTGA
- a CDS encoding DHA2 family efflux MFS transporter permease subunit: MSTPESFKEVPHRGLITVALMLATIMQALDTTIANVALPTMTGDLGASPDNINWVLTSYIVAAAIMTPVTGWLSDRFGRKELFLTAVVGFTIFSMLCGLAWSLETIVLFRLMQGVFGAAIVPLSQTFLLDINPRERHGQAMAIWGAGIMLGPILGPTLGGWLTENFNWRWVFFINLPVGIVAFLGMAVYLPAVARRVRSFDFFGFAMISLGVGALQLMLDRGGEVDWFSSVEIWIELGLAITGFWVFIIHTMTAEHPFIDPKIFLDRNFVTGLAFIFVMGVLILASMALLPPMLSTIFGYPTITIGIVIGPRGVGTMISMLVVGRIMGKIDARILVVIGFLLTAQSLYTMASFTPQMDNWLIITSGVIQGLGMGMVFVPLSTVTFATLDVRYRTDATALFSLVRNLGSSIGVSVVTVLLVRNTQINHAELSAFINPFNPNLWAVSPAAAGGDPTALSEVDRMVNIQAMMISYVNDFKILMMMTLLAIPFVFLLRKPKAGPAGGGAPAAHMD, from the coding sequence ATGAGCACGCCCGAATCCTTCAAAGAAGTGCCGCATCGCGGCCTGATCACGGTCGCGCTCATGCTGGCGACGATCATGCAGGCACTCGACACCACGATTGCCAACGTCGCGCTGCCGACCATGACCGGCGACCTCGGCGCCTCTCCGGACAACATCAACTGGGTGCTGACCTCCTACATCGTGGCCGCCGCCATCATGACGCCGGTCACCGGCTGGCTCTCCGACCGCTTCGGCCGCAAGGAGCTGTTCCTGACGGCCGTGGTCGGCTTCACCATCTTCTCCATGCTGTGCGGCCTGGCATGGAGCCTTGAAACCATCGTGCTGTTCCGGCTGATGCAAGGCGTCTTCGGCGCCGCCATCGTGCCGCTGTCGCAGACCTTCCTGCTCGACATTAACCCCAGGGAGCGCCACGGCCAGGCCATGGCCATCTGGGGCGCCGGCATCATGCTGGGGCCGATTCTGGGCCCGACGCTGGGCGGCTGGCTGACCGAGAATTTCAACTGGCGCTGGGTGTTCTTCATCAACCTGCCGGTCGGCATCGTCGCCTTCCTTGGCATGGCCGTCTATCTGCCAGCCGTTGCCCGGCGGGTGCGCAGCTTCGATTTCTTCGGCTTTGCCATGATATCGCTCGGCGTCGGCGCGCTGCAGCTGATGCTCGATCGCGGCGGTGAGGTCGACTGGTTTTCCTCGGTCGAGATATGGATCGAACTCGGCCTGGCCATCACGGGCTTCTGGGTGTTCATCATCCACACCATGACGGCGGAACATCCCTTTATCGACCCCAAGATCTTCCTCGACCGCAATTTCGTGACCGGCCTGGCGTTCATCTTCGTCATGGGTGTGCTTATCCTCGCCTCGATGGCGCTGCTGCCGCCGATGCTGTCGACCATCTTTGGCTATCCGACCATCACCATCGGCATCGTCATCGGTCCGCGCGGTGTCGGCACGATGATCTCGATGCTCGTCGTGGGGCGCATCATGGGAAAGATCGATGCCAGAATTCTCGTCGTCATCGGTTTTCTCCTGACCGCGCAGTCGCTCTACACCATGGCCAGTTTCACGCCACAGATGGACAACTGGTTGATCATCACCTCCGGGGTGATCCAGGGCCTGGGCATGGGAATGGTGTTCGTGCCGCTGTCGACGGTTACATTCGCCACGCTCGACGTACGCTACCGCACCGACGCGACCGCGTTGTTCAGCCTGGTGCGCAATCTTGGCTCGTCGATCGGCGTGTCTGTCGTGACGGTGCTGCTGGTGCGCAACACGCAGATCAACCACGCCGAGCTTTCTGCCTTCATCAACCCGTTCAATCCCAATCTCTGGGCGGTCTCGCCTGCGGCCGCCGGCGGCGATCCGACAGCGCTGTCGGAGGTCGATCGCATGGTCAATATCCAGGCGATGATGATCTCCTACGTCAACGACTTCAAAATACTGATGATGATGACGCTGCTCGCCATCCCGTTCGTCTTCCTGCTGCGCAAGCCGAAAGCCGGCCCGGCTGGTGGCGGCGCGCCCGCCGCGCATATGGACTAG
- a CDS encoding bifunctional helix-turn-helix transcriptional regulator/GNAT family N-acetyltransferase — protein MTVHNLPNKHLIDAVRAFNRFYTRQIGLLDEGLLKSAFSLTEARVLYELAHRDGLTATDLGRDLGLDAGYVSRLLKKFERLHLISRSTVVSDARQSSIALTAAGRNAFAPLNKDSHDQVAALLDRLPASEQDRLVKSMRTVQALLGESAEPRIPYLLRPLQVGDIGWITRRQGMLYAQDYGWDETYEALVAEILAAFVKSFDPKWERSWIAERDGEVVGSVFVVRKSDQVAKLRLLYVEPSARGLGIGRRLVEECIGFARAKGYKTLTLWTNDILIAARHIYQAVGFKLTEEEPHHSFGKDLVGQTWDLEL, from the coding sequence ATGACCGTCCACAACCTCCCCAACAAGCACCTGATCGACGCGGTGCGGGCTTTCAACCGCTTCTACACCCGCCAGATCGGCCTGCTCGACGAAGGGCTGCTGAAAAGCGCCTTCTCCCTGACCGAGGCGCGTGTGCTCTACGAACTGGCGCACCGCGACGGCCTGACCGCGACCGACCTCGGGCGCGACCTCGGTCTCGATGCCGGCTATGTCAGCCGTCTGCTGAAGAAGTTCGAGCGCCTTCACCTCATCTCCAGGTCGACGGTGGTTTCGGACGCCAGGCAATCGTCGATTGCGCTGACCGCGGCGGGCAGGAATGCCTTCGCGCCGCTGAACAAGGATTCGCACGACCAGGTCGCGGCGCTGCTCGATCGGCTGCCCGCGTCGGAGCAGGACCGGCTGGTGAAGTCCATGCGGACGGTCCAGGCTCTGCTGGGTGAAAGCGCAGAGCCAAGGATCCCTTATCTGTTGCGCCCGCTGCAGGTCGGCGACATCGGCTGGATCACCCGCCGGCAAGGCATGCTCTACGCACAGGACTATGGCTGGGACGAAACCTATGAGGCGCTGGTTGCCGAAATCCTCGCGGCATTTGTCAAATCCTTCGACCCGAAATGGGAACGAAGCTGGATCGCCGAGCGCGATGGCGAGGTGGTCGGCTCGGTCTTCGTCGTGCGCAAATCGGATCAGGTGGCGAAGCTGCGCCTGCTCTATGTCGAACCTTCGGCCCGTGGTCTCGGCATCGGCAGGCGGCTGGTCGAGGAATGCATCGGCTTTGCTCGTGCGAAGGGCTACAAGACGCTGACCTTGTGGACCAACGATATCCTGATCGCCGCCCGGCACATCTACCAGGCGGTCGGCTTCAAACTGACCGAGGAAGAACCGCACCACTCCTTCGGCAAGGATCTGGTCGGCCAGACCTGGGACTTGGAATTGTGA
- a CDS encoding HlyD family secretion protein — MNAVAKVDENAPKVEMEAPAQPVAAPVAVAPPVAPVPAAPKKKRRMGRFLLMFALPAALIIGGGYVWVTGGRYQETENANLQQAKVSIASDTAGRIVQVAISDHQMVKRGDLLFAIDPEPYRIALAQADAAVAAARLNVEQLRAAYSQSMAQEKSASSEVDYAQSQYDRAADLAQKGINAKSSLDQARNDLDKAKQQVAVAQQGIVSAKAALGGNPDIETDKHPTVMSALAARDKAAYDLAQTTVKAPADGVISQASSFKVGQFVGSGTPLFSLVETGDSWIDANFKETQLTNMKPGQKAEIVIDTYPGKTFEATVKAIGAGTGAEFSLLPAQNATGNWVKVTQRIPVRLELTDPDAKMMLRTGMSASVTVDTGVARGFPAIFGHAKAGEAAQ, encoded by the coding sequence ATGAATGCGGTAGCCAAGGTCGACGAAAACGCCCCCAAGGTTGAGATGGAAGCTCCGGCCCAGCCGGTTGCCGCCCCTGTGGCGGTCGCCCCGCCTGTAGCGCCGGTCCCGGCGGCACCGAAGAAGAAGCGCCGCATGGGCCGCTTTCTCCTGATGTTCGCCCTGCCGGCCGCGCTGATCATCGGCGGCGGCTATGTCTGGGTGACGGGTGGGCGCTATCAGGAGACGGAGAACGCCAATCTGCAGCAGGCCAAGGTGTCGATTGCCTCGGACACGGCCGGCCGCATCGTGCAGGTCGCCATATCGGACCATCAGATGGTCAAGCGGGGGGATCTCCTGTTCGCCATCGACCCCGAGCCTTACCGGATCGCGCTCGCCCAGGCCGACGCCGCGGTTGCCGCGGCACGCCTCAATGTCGAGCAACTGCGCGCCGCCTACAGCCAGTCGATGGCGCAGGAGAAGTCCGCCAGCAGCGAGGTCGACTACGCCCAGTCGCAATATGATCGCGCCGCCGATCTCGCGCAGAAGGGCATCAACGCCAAGTCGTCGCTGGACCAGGCCCGCAACGACCTCGACAAGGCAAAGCAGCAGGTCGCCGTCGCCCAGCAAGGCATCGTCAGCGCCAAGGCCGCACTTGGCGGCAATCCCGATATCGAAACCGACAAGCATCCAACCGTGATGTCGGCTCTCGCCGCGCGTGACAAGGCCGCCTACGACCTGGCCCAGACCACGGTCAAGGCGCCCGCCGATGGCGTCATCTCGCAGGCCTCGTCGTTCAAGGTCGGCCAGTTTGTCGGCTCCGGCACGCCGCTGTTTTCGCTGGTCGAAACCGGCGACTCCTGGATCGATGCCAATTTCAAGGAAACCCAGCTCACCAACATGAAGCCGGGCCAGAAGGCCGAGATCGTGATCGATACCTATCCGGGCAAGACCTTCGAGGCGACGGTCAAGGCGATCGGTGCGGGAACGGGTGCTGAATTCTCGCTGCTGCCCGCGCAGAACGCCACCGGCAACTGGGTCAAGGTCACGCAGCGCATCCCGGTGCGCCTGGAGCTTACCGATCCCGACGCCAAGATGATGCTGCGGACGGGCATGAGCGCCTCTGTCACCGTCGATACCGGCGTAGCCCGCGGTTTCCCCGCCATATTCGGTCACGCCAAGGCTGGCGAGGCCGCGCAATAA
- a CDS encoding AraC family transcriptional regulator, which translates to MNPTEKALWFVESHLPEAISLDDVAQSSGVSRFHVTRAFGAATGRSVMGYMRARRLTEAARRLAGGAPDILSVALDAGYSSHEAFTRAFRDQFGTTPEMVRAQGSTNTLDLVEPILMDQSFLSALEPPRFETSRPLLIAGLGERYNCETSAAIPMQWQRFGPYIGNIPGETGDVAYGVCANGDDAGNFDYVAGVEVSDFSDLPRELSRVRIPAQKYAVFSHREHISTIRRTVNTIWNKWLPASGHEIADAPEFERYGPEFDPRSGNGGLEIWIPVKA; encoded by the coding sequence ATGAACCCGACCGAGAAAGCGCTATGGTTCGTCGAGAGCCATCTGCCGGAGGCGATCTCGCTCGACGATGTCGCCCAAAGCAGCGGCGTGTCGCGCTTTCATGTGACGCGCGCCTTCGGCGCCGCCACCGGCCGCTCGGTCATGGGCTACATGCGCGCGCGCAGGCTGACCGAGGCGGCGCGCCGGCTGGCCGGCGGAGCGCCCGACATCCTATCGGTGGCGCTCGATGCCGGCTACAGCTCGCATGAGGCTTTCACCCGCGCCTTCCGCGACCAGTTCGGCACCACGCCGGAGATGGTGCGCGCGCAAGGCTCGACCAACACCCTCGACCTCGTGGAGCCGATCCTGATGGACCAATCCTTTCTTTCCGCCCTCGAACCACCGCGCTTCGAGACCAGCCGGCCGTTGCTGATCGCTGGGCTCGGCGAACGCTACAACTGTGAAACCAGCGCCGCCATTCCGATGCAGTGGCAACGCTTCGGCCCCTATATCGGCAACATTCCTGGCGAGACCGGCGACGTCGCCTATGGTGTCTGCGCCAACGGCGACGATGCCGGCAATTTCGACTACGTCGCCGGTGTCGAGGTCTCCGATTTTTCCGACCTTCCAAGGGAACTCAGCCGCGTGCGCATACCCGCCCAGAAATACGCGGTGTTTTCGCATCGCGAACACATCTCGACTATCCGCCGGACCGTCAACACGATCTGGAACAAATGGCTGCCGGCCTCCGGGCACGAGATAGCGGACGCCCCCGAATTCGAACGCTATGGCCCGGAGTTCGATCCGCGCAGCGGCAATGGCGGACTGGAGATCTGGATACCCGTCAAGGCTTAG
- a CDS encoding ABC transporter ATP-binding protein has product MTMPLLEARDLVAVANGRNLVHAVSLSIATGDRLAIIGPNGAGKTTLLRMLSGMLRPSSGEVKLGGRRLDRISTAERALHMAVVGQTDQPDPRLAVIDYVELGRVPHAGLRRGSEERDIVVDALRRTGLLPLLHRTIGSLSGGERQRAQLARAIAQEPKVLFLDEPTNHLDPRARGELLELVAGFGMTVIAVLHDLALVAPFATRVAVMNEARLHALAAPREALTQQLIREIFGVDVFRLRHPTEDRELTVFDVPNRAAPPS; this is encoded by the coding sequence ATGACAATGCCACTTCTTGAAGCGCGCGACCTGGTTGCCGTGGCGAATGGCCGGAATCTGGTCCATGCGGTCAGCCTCTCCATCGCCACCGGCGATCGTCTCGCCATCATCGGCCCCAATGGCGCCGGCAAGACGACGCTGCTGCGCATGCTGTCGGGCATGCTCAGGCCAAGTTCGGGCGAGGTGAAGCTTGGCGGGCGACGCCTGGACAGAATCTCGACAGCCGAGCGGGCCCTGCACATGGCCGTCGTCGGCCAGACCGACCAGCCGGATCCGCGGCTGGCGGTGATCGACTATGTCGAACTCGGCCGCGTTCCGCATGCCGGCCTGAGGCGCGGGAGCGAGGAGCGCGACATCGTCGTTGATGCCTTGCGCCGGACCGGCTTGTTGCCTCTGCTTCACCGCACGATCGGCTCGCTGTCCGGCGGGGAGCGCCAACGCGCCCAGCTGGCGCGCGCCATCGCGCAGGAACCGAAGGTGTTGTTCCTCGACGAGCCGACCAACCATCTCGACCCGCGTGCTCGCGGCGAGCTTCTCGAACTCGTCGCCGGCTTCGGCATGACGGTGATCGCGGTGCTTCACGACCTGGCCCTGGTGGCGCCTTTCGCCACCAGGGTCGCGGTGATGAACGAAGCCCGGCTGCACGCGTTGGCCGCACCGCGCGAAGCGCTGACGCAACAGCTGATCCGCGAGATTTTCGGTGTCGACGTGTTTCGCCTGCGCCATCCCACCGAGGACCGCGAACTGACCGTGTTCGATGTTCCGAACCGCGCCGCGCCGCCATCCTGA